From the Roseateles sp. XES5 genome, one window contains:
- a CDS encoding tripartite tricarboxylate transporter permease, protein MSTFEFFLQGLAIAVQPMNLLYALIGVTLGTAVGVLPGIGPALTVALLLPVTYKLDPAGSLIMFAGIYYGGMYGGSTASILLNTPGESASIVTALEGNKMARAGRGGPALATAAIGSFVAGLIATLALAFIAPYIVKLALVFGPREYFALMVLAFVTVSSAFGDSTLRGLTSLFVGLTLAIIGIDQLSGQTRLSFGIPDLLDGVEVTTLAVAMFAIGESLYIAAKGDSEPDKVEAVKGSVWMNAADWARSWKPWLRGTAIGFPIGAMPAGGAEIGTFLSYATEKRLSKHPEEFGNGAIEGVAGPEAANNASAAGTLVPLLTLGLPTSATAAIMLAGFQQYGLQPGPLLFASNPQLVWGLIASLLIANFMLLVLNLPLIGLWVKLLTIPKPWLYAGILVFATLGTIGANPSVFELGMLLAFGLLGFAMRLFGYPIAPVVVGLILGPMAEQQLRRALAISQGDVTALFMSPIAVLLFGLAFLAIVVPLILRARGRGEVLSQLAANED, encoded by the coding sequence ATGTCGACATTCGAATTCTTCCTGCAGGGCCTCGCCATCGCGGTTCAGCCGATGAACCTGCTCTATGCGCTGATCGGCGTGACGCTCGGCACCGCCGTCGGCGTGCTGCCCGGCATCGGCCCGGCGCTCACGGTCGCCCTCCTGCTGCCGGTCACCTACAAGCTGGACCCCGCCGGCTCGCTGATCATGTTCGCCGGCATCTATTACGGCGGCATGTATGGCGGCTCGACTGCCTCGATCCTGCTCAACACGCCCGGTGAAAGCGCCTCGATCGTCACCGCGCTCGAAGGCAACAAGATGGCGCGCGCCGGCCGCGGCGGCCCGGCGCTGGCGACAGCCGCCATCGGCTCGTTCGTCGCCGGCCTCATCGCCACGCTCGCTCTCGCCTTCATCGCCCCCTACATCGTCAAGCTTGCGCTGGTCTTCGGCCCGCGGGAATATTTCGCGCTGATGGTGCTCGCCTTCGTGACGGTCTCCTCCGCCTTCGGTGACTCGACGCTGCGCGGCCTTACCTCGCTGTTCGTCGGCCTGACGCTGGCGATCATCGGCATCGACCAGCTGAGCGGCCAGACACGCCTTTCCTTCGGTATTCCCGACCTTCTGGACGGGGTGGAAGTGACGACGCTGGCGGTCGCGATGTTCGCCATCGGCGAGTCGCTTTATATCGCCGCCAAGGGCGATTCCGAGCCTGACAAGGTCGAGGCCGTCAAGGGATCGGTCTGGATGAACGCGGCCGACTGGGCGCGCTCGTGGAAACCCTGGCTGCGTGGCACCGCCATCGGCTTCCCGATCGGCGCGATGCCGGCCGGCGGCGCCGAGATCGGCACCTTCCTGTCCTATGCCACGGAAAAGCGGCTGAGCAAGCATCCGGAAGAATTCGGCAACGGCGCCATCGAAGGCGTCGCCGGACCGGAAGCGGCCAACAATGCCTCGGCCGCCGGCACGCTCGTTCCGCTGCTGACCCTCGGCCTTCCGACATCGGCGACAGCCGCGATCATGCTCGCCGGCTTCCAGCAATACGGCCTACAGCCCGGCCCGCTGCTGTTCGCGTCCAATCCGCAGCTCGTCTGGGGCCTCATCGCCAGTCTGCTGATTGCCAACTTCATGCTGCTGGTCCTGAACCTGCCGCTGATCGGTCTGTGGGTGAAGCTGCTGACCATTCCGAAGCCCTGGCTCTATGCCGGCATCCTGGTCTTCGCGACGCTCGGCACCATCGGCGCCAATCCGTCGGTCTTCGAGCTCGGCATGCTGCTCGCCTTCGGCCTGCTCGGCTTCGCCATGCGCCTCTTCGGCTATCCGATCGCGCCTGTCGTCGTCGGCCTGATCCTGGGACCGATGGCCGAACAGCAGCTCCGCCGCGCGCTGGCCATCAGCCAGGGCGACGTGACGGCGCTCTTCATGTCGCCGATCGCCGTCTTGCTCTTCGGTCTCGCCTTCCTTGCCATCGTCGTGCCGCTCATCCTGCGCGCCCGCGGCAGGGGCGAAGTCCTCTCGCAGCTCGCGGCAAACGAAGACTGA